One Erpetoichthys calabaricus chromosome 9, fErpCal1.3, whole genome shotgun sequence genomic region harbors:
- the LOC114657053 gene encoding lectin-like isoform X1, whose translation MATTLGLLLAAFIISTVTDVSYGLDSCEPGWVSYSNKCYQYFPMRKAWIDAELYCISLGGNLASVHSSIANQFITSLIRSRDSSGPSSWLGGSNCVRTSSWLWTDGSQWDFTNWNPFEPNNVGGNEKCFNTNFMVQGGWNDIDCSNQYPFVCMKNKPLKPWSGEERSHERH comes from the exons ATGGCTACAACACTCGGCTTGCTGCTGGCTGCTTTCATCATCAGCACAGTTACAG ATGTGTCCTATGGTCTTGACTCCTGTGAGCCTGGATGGGTGAGCTACTCCAACAAATGTTACCAATACTTCCCAATGAGGAAGGCCTGGATTGACGCTGAG CTTTACTGTATCAGCCTTGGAGGAAACCTGGCGTCTGTCCACAGCAGCATTGCCAACCAGTTCATCACCAGTCTGATTAGGAGCAGGGACTCCTCTGGCCCCTCCTCGTGGCTCGGAGGCTCCAACTGTGTGCGG ACCTCATCGTGGCTCTGGACAGATGGGTCCCAGTGGGATTTTACAAACTGGAATCCGTTTGAACCCAACAACGTCGGTGGCAATGAGAAGTGCTTCAACACCAACTTTATGG TTCAAGGCGGCTGGAATGACATCGACTGTAGTAATCAGTATCCATTTGTCTGCATGAAAAACAAACCACTAAAACCGTGGAGTGGAGAGGAGAGGAGCCACGAGAGACACTAA